The Macaca fascicularis isolate 582-1 chromosome 12, T2T-MFA8v1.1 genome has a segment encoding these proteins:
- the ZDBF2 gene encoding DBF4-type zinc finger-containing protein 2 isoform X2: protein MIPDGSSEIQEVMKNSGKHLFSAQHRSLTRQSRRQICTSSLMERFLQDVLQHHPYHCQESSSTRDETHVNTGSSSEVVHLDDDFSEEEEEDEDKIEDEDATEERPSEASEPIEELHSRPHKSQEGTQEVSVRPSVIQKLEKGQQQPLEFVHKIGAGVKKCNLVDIGQATNNGSKLVRPPVIYNAPASCLSESSNDRPVTTNTTGLPAAAHLDSVSKCDPNKVDKYLEQPDGASRNPVPSSHVETSSFSHQKPKESNRKYLRMNSDKLVLWRDVKSQGKTLSAGLKFQERMGTKDSLRVKSPSKLAVNPNKTDMPLNKGIFEDTIPKHHEEFFSNMDCTQEEKHLVFNKKAFWEQKCSVSSEMKFDCSSLQSASDQPQETAQDINLWKEERIDQEDNYESRGSEMSFDCSSSFHSLTDQSKVSAKEVNLSKEVCTDVQYKNNTSYVSKRSSDCGDILHLVTNQSQMTVKEISLQNARRISLVDQSYESSDSETNFDCDASPQSTSDYPHQSVKEVSLSKEVHIGLVDKNYGSSSSEVSADSVFPLQSVVDRPPVVVRETKLRKKAHSGLVDNYGSSCSETSFDCDVSLESVVDHPQLTVKGRNLKGRQVHLKHKKRKPSSAKARFDCDVSLGTVADESQRAVEKINLLKEKNADLMDVNYESHGLVMGFHTGAQLVADQPQVAEIEPQKVDVDLENKSVQSSSSSLSSDSPASLYHSAHDEPQEALDEVNLKELNIDMEVKSYDCSSSELTFDSDPPLLSVSEQSHLDAEGKERHIDLEDESCESDSSEITFDSDIPLYSVIDQPEVAVYEEETVDLESKSNESCVSEITFDSDIPLHSGNDHPEVAVKEVIQKEEYIHLERKNDEPSGSEISLDSYAPRHSVTNSPEVAVKKLNPQKEDQVHLENKENEPIDSEVSLDYNIIFHSVTGHSEDPIKKINLHTKEHMYLENKSGFETSLDSDVPLRPATHKPEVIVKETWLQREKHAEFQGGSAEFSGSKTSLDSSVPHYSVTESQVAVNQINRKKQYVLENYDKCSGSEIILDSNVPPQSMTDQTQLAFLKEKHVNLRDKNSKSGDSEITFDSEQLQEAVKKIDQWKEEVIGLKNKINEPSTSKLIHDSDVSVQSVADQPKVAIKHVNLENENHMYLEVKNSQYRCSEMNLDSRFLVQSIVNRPQITILERDHIELEGKHNQRCGSEISFDSDDPLQSVADQLRETVKEISLWKDEEVDMEDSRNEAKGFEIMYDSAVLQPVAGQPEGVVKEVSLWKEHVDLENKIVKPTNTKINFDSHEPLLSVTNKIQGVNKERNLLREERVCLDDKGYVPSDSGIIYVSNIPPQSVIKQPQILQEEHASLEDKSSISYSPEESSDSSDSFQAAADELQKSAKEINLWKEDHIYLEDKSYKLGDFDVSYASHIPVQFVTDQSSVPVKEINVQKKNHNNLASKNCEVCGSKIKCDSCVRLQSEVDQPQVSYKEADLQKEEHVVMEEKTGGPSDSEMMYDSDVPFQIVVNQFPGSVKETHLPKVILLDLVPSDSDYEVISDDIPLQLVTDPPQLTVKDINCINTECIDIEDKSCDSFGSEVRCSCKASTPSMTNQCKETFKIINRKKDYIILGEPSCQSCGSEMSFNVDASDESMIYESQGPDEKMAKYIDSEDKSCGYNGSKGKFNLGDTSHRTTHRLQKARKEAKLRKDPRNAGLKGKSCQSSASAVDFGASSKSALHRRADKKKRSKLKHRDLEDVSCEPDGFEMNFQCAPPLLSDTDQPQETVKKRHPCKKVSFDLKEKNRDSQSSCVPKVDSVRNLKKAKGVIEDNTDEPVLEALPHVPPSFVGKTWSQIMREDDMKINALVKEFREGRFHCYFDDDCETKKVSLKGKKKVTWADLQGKEDTVPTQALSESDDIVCGISDIDDLSVALDKPCHRHPSAERPPKQKWRVASQRQTAKISHSTQTSCKNYPVMKRKIIRQEEDPPKSKCSRLQDDRKTKKKVKIGTVEFPASCTKVLKPMQPKALVCILSSLNIKLKEGEGLHFPKMRHHSWDNDIQFICKYKRNIFDYYEPLIKQIVINPPLNVLVPEFERRNWVKIHFNRSNQNSSAGDNDADGQGSASAPLMAVPARYGFNSRQGTSDPSLFLEESKILHAHEVPKKRNFQLTFLNRDVVKISPKSVRNKFLESKSKKKIHGKKVTTSSNKLGCPKKVYKPIILQQKPRKASEKQSIWIRTKPSDIIRKYISKYSVFLRHRYQSRRAFLGMYLKKKKSVVSRLKEVKRTAKVLLNSSVPPAGAEELSSATANPPAKRPVPVRASCHITRRKKRSDESYHGRKRSPAGPVRAYDLRSSSCLQQCGRRMTRLANKLRGNETK from the coding sequence TTCAACACGAGATGAGACACATGTGAATACTGGGTCATCATCTGAAGTGGTGCATTTGGATGATGATTTttctgaagaagaggaagaggatgaggatAAGATTGAGGATGAGGATGCTACTGAAGAGAGACCCTCCGAGGCTTCAGAACCTATTGAAGAGTTACATTCCAGACCTCATAAATCTCAGGAAGGCACACAGGAGGTTTCAGTTCGACCATCAGTTATTCAAAAACTGGAGAAGGGACAGCAGCAGCCCTTGGAGTTTGTTCATAAAATTGGGGCCGGTGTGAAAAAATGTAATCTAGTAGATATTGGTCAGGCTACAAATAATGGAAGCAAGTTGGTACGCCCGCCAGTGATTTATAATGCTCCTGCTAGTTGTTTATCTGAAAGCTCTAATGATAGACCAGTTACAACTAATACAACTGGTTTACCGGCAGCAGCTCATTTGGATTCAGTTAGCAAATGTGACCCAAACAAAGTTGACAAATACCTTGAACAGCCAGACGGGGCCTCTAGAAATCCTGTGCCATCATCCCATGTAGAAACTTCTTCATTTTCACATCAGAAACCTAAAGAATCAAATAGGAAATACTTACGCATGAATTCAGATAAGTTGGTTTTGTGGAGAGATGTAAAATCTCAGGGTAAAACTTTGTCAGCTGGCTTGAAATTCCAGGAACGCATGGGTACTAAGGACTCCTTAAGAGTTAAATCTCCTTCCAAATTAGCAGTAAACCCGAATAAAACTGACATGCCTTTGAATAAAGGAATCTTTGAAGATACTATTCCAAAGCACCATGAGGAATTCTTTTCTAATATGGATTGTACCCAAGAAGAAAAGCACTTGGTTTTTAACAAGAAAGCCTTTTGGGAACAGAAGTGCTCAGTGAGTTCTGAAATGAAGTTTGATTGTAGCTCTCTTCAGTCAGCATCTGATCAGCCCCAAGAGACTGCACAAGACATAAATCTTTGGAAGGAGGAGCGAATTGACCAAGAAGATAACTATGAATCTAGAGGTTCAGAAATGAGTTTTGATTGCAGTTCCTCTTTTCATTCACTGACTGACCAATCTAAAGTGAGTGCCAAAGAAGTAAACCTTTCCAAGGAAGTATGTACTGATGTACAGTATAAGAATAATACATCTTATGTTTCTAAAAGAAGTTCTGATTGCGGTGACATTCTTCACTTGGTTACGAACCAATCCCAAATGACTGTTAAAGAAATAAGTCTTCAGAATGCAAGGCGTATTAGCCTGGTTGACCAAAGCTATGAATCTAGTGATTCTGAAACAAATTTTGATTGTGATGCTTCACCTCAGTCCACTAGTGACTACCCTCACCAATCTGTAAAAGAAGTAAGCCTTTCTAAGGAAGTGCACATTGGTTTGGTTGATAAGAACTATGGTTCCAGTAGTTCTGAAGTAAGTGCTGATTCTGTTTTCCCACTGCAGTCAGTGGTTGACCGACCACCGGTGGTTGTCAGAGAAACAAAACTTCGGAAGAAGGCTCATTCTGGCTTGGTTGATAACTATGGATCGAGTTGTTCTGAAACAAGTTTTGATTGTGATGTTTCTCTTGAGTCAGTAGTTGATCATCCCCAGCTGACTGTCAAAGGAAGAAACCTGAAAGGTAGACAAGTCCACCTAAAACATAAGAAGCGTAAACCCAGTAGTGCTAAAGCACGTTTTGATTGTGATGTCTCACTCGGGACAGTTGCAGATGAATCCCAGAGGGCCGTTGAAAAGATAAATCTTCTAAAGGAGAAGAATGCTGACCTTATGGATGTGAACTATGAATCCCATGGTCTTGTAATGGGTTTTCACACCGGTGCTCAGTTAGTGGCTGACCAGCCTCAAGTAGCAGAAATAGAGCCTCAGAAAGTGGATGTTGACCTTGAGAATAAGAGTGTTCAGTCTAGCAGTTCTTCTCTAAGTTCTGATTCTCCGGCTTCTCTTTATCATTCAGCTCACGATGAGCCTCAAGAAGCTTTGGATGAAGTAAATCTTAAAGAGTTAAATATTGACATGGAAGTTAAGAGCTATGATTGCTCCAGCTCTGAGTTGACTTTTGATTCTGACCCGCCTCTTCTGTCAGTTTCTGAGCAGTCTCATCTGGATGCTGAAGGAAAAGAACGGCACATTGACCTGGAAGATGAGAGCTGTGAGTCAGATAGTTCTGAAATAACTTTTGATTCTGATATTCCTCTTTATTCAGTAATTGACCAACCTGAAGTAGCTGTTTATGAGGAAGAAACTGTTGATCTGGAAAGTAAAAGTAATGAATCTTGTGTTTCTGAAATAACTTTTGATTCTGATATTCCTCTTCATTCAGGAAATGATCACCCTGAAGTAGCTGTTAAAGAAGTAATTCAGAAAGAAGAGTACATTCACTTAGAAAGGAAGAATGATGAACCCAGTGGTTCTGAAATAAGTTTGGATTCCTATGCCCCTCGTCATTCAGTGACTAATTCTCCCGAAGTAGCTGTTAAAAAGCTAAATCCTCAAAAAGAAGACCAGGTACActtagaaaataaggaaaatgaaccTATTGATTCGGAAGTAAGTTTGGATTATAATATCATTTTTCATTCAGTGACTGGACATTCTGAAGatcccattaaaaaaataaaccttcaCACAAAAGAGCACATGTACTTAGAAAATAAGAGTGGTTTTGAAACAAGTTTGGATTCTGATGTCCCTCTTCGGCCAGCGACTCACAAACCTGAAGTAATTGTCAAAGAAACATGGCTTCAAAGAGAAAAGCATGCTGAATTCCAAGGTGGAAGTGCTGAATTCAGTGGTTCAAAAACAAGTTTAGATTCTAGTGTCCCTCATTATTCAGTAACTGAATCTCAAGTAGCTGTTAaccaaataaacagaaagaagcaatATGTTCTAGAAAACTATGATAAATGTAGTGGTTCTGAAATAATTTTGGATTCTAATGTTCCACCTCAGTCAATGACTGACCAAACTCAGCTAGcttttttgaaggaaaaacatGTTAATCTGAGAGACAAAAACAGTAAATCAGGTGATTCTGAAATAACTTTTGATTCTGAACAACTTCAGGAAGCGGTTaaaaaaatagaccaatggaaggaAGAGGTTATTGGCCTGAAAAATAAGATTAATGAACCTAGTACTTCTAAATTAATACATGATTCTGATGTTTCTGTCCAATCTGTGGCTGATCAACCCAAAGTAGCTATTAAACATGTAAACCTTGAGAATGAAAACCATATGTACTTGGAAGTTAAGAACAGCCAATATCGTTGTTCTGAAATGAATTTGGACTCTCGTTTCTTGGTTCAGTCAATAGTCAATCGACCTCAAATAACTATTTTGGAGCGGGACCACATTGAGCTAGAAGGTAAGCACAATCAGCGTTGTGGTTCTGAAATAAGTTTTGATTCTGATGACCCTCTTCAGTCAGTGGCTGACCAGCTGAGAGAAACCGTTAAAGAAATAAGCCTTTGGAAGGATGAAGAAGTTGACATGGAAGATAGCAGGAATGAAGCTAAGGGTTTTGAAATTATGTATGATTCTGCTGTTCTTCAGCCAGTGGCTGGCCAACCTGAAGGAGTAGTTAAGGAGGTCAGTCTTTGGAAAGAGCATGTTGACTTGGAAAATAAGATTGTCAAACCTACcaatactaaaataaattttgattctCATGAACCCCTTCTGTCTGTGACTAATAAAATTCAAGGggtgaataaagaaagaaatcttttgaGGGAGGAACGTGTTTGTCTGGATGATAAGGGCTATGTGCCCAGTGATTCTGGAATAATTTATGTTTCAAATATCCCTCCTCAGTCAGTGATAAAACAACCCCAAATTTTGCAAGAGGAGCATGCCAGTCTGGAAGATAAGAGCAGTATTTCTTACAGTCCTGAAGAAAGTTCTGATTCCAGTGACTCTTTCCAGGCAGCAGCAGATGAGCTTCAAAAATCTGccaaagaaataaatctttggAAGGAAGACCATATTTATCTGGAAGATAAGAGCTATAAATTAGGTGATTTTGATGTAAGTTATGCTTCTCATATTCCTGTTCAGTTTGTGACTGATCAATCTTCTGTGCCTGTCAAAGAAATAAACGTGCAAAAGAAGAATCATAATAATCTAGCAAGTAAGAACTGTGAAGTCTGtggttctaaaataaaatgtgattcttGTGTTCGTCTTCAGTCAGAAGTTGACCAACCTCAAGTGTCTTACAAAGAGGCAGACCTTCAGAAGGAAGAGCATGTTGTCATGGAAGAAAAGACTGGTGGACCTAGTGATTCAGAAATGATGTATGATTCTGATGTTCCTTTTCAAATAGTGGTTAACCAGTTTCCAGGGTCAGTCAAAGAAACACATCTTCCAAAGGTGATACTTTTGGATCTGGTGCCCAGTGATAGTGATTATGAAGTAATTTCAGATGATATTCCCCTTCAGTTAGTGACTGACCCACCTCAGTTGACTGTCAAAGATATCAACTGTATAAATACAGAATGTATTGATATAGAAGATAAGAGCTGTGACTCTTTTGGTTCTGAAGTCAGGTGTAGTTGTAAAGCCTCTACTCCCTCAATGACAAACCAATGCAAAGagactttcaaaataataaaccGGAAGAAAGACTATATTATTCTGGGAGAGCCAAGTTGTCAGTCTTGTGGTTCTGAAATGAGTTTTAATGTTGATGCCTCTGATGAGTCCATGATTTACGAGTCACAAGGACCTGATGAGAAAATGGCGAAATATATTGACTCAGAAGATAAGAGCTGTGGATATAATGGTTCTAAAGGAAAATTTAATTTGGGAGACACTTCTCATCGAACGACTCACCGACTGCAGAAAGCTCGCAAAGAAGCCAAGCTTCGGAAAGATCCAAGAAATGCTGGCCTAAAAGGTAAGAGCTGTCAGTCTAGTGCTTCTGCAGTGGATTTTGGTGCCTCTTCCAAGTCAGCGCTCCATCGAAGGGCCGATAAAAAAAAACGTTCAAAGCTAAAACATAGAGATTTAGAAGATGTGAGCTGTGAACCGGATGgttttgagatgaattttcagtGTGCTCCCCCTCTTCTGTCTGATACTGATCAGCCTCAAGAAACTGTTAAGAAAAGACACCCTTGTAAGAAGGTGTCTTTTGACTTGAAAGAAAAGAACCGTGATTCCCAGTCAAGCTGTGTTCCCAAGGTTGATTCTGTAAGGAACCTGAAAAAAGCAAAGGGTGTCATAGAAGATAATACTGATGAACCAGTTCTTGAAGCCTTACCTCATGTACCTCCTTCATTTGTGGGGAAAACATGGTCTCAGATAATGAGAGAAGATGACATGAAAATTAATGCTCTTGTGAAGGAATTTAGGGAAGGTCGTTTCCACTGTTACTTTGATGATGACTGTGAGACCAAAAAAGTTtctttgaagggaaaaaaaaaggttacctGGGCTGACTTGCAGGGTAAGGAGGACACTGTACCAACTCAAGCTCTGTCAGAAAGTGATGATATTGTCTGTGGTATTTCAGATATTGATGACTTGTCAGTGGCCTTAGATAAACCATGCCATCGTCATCCTTCAGCAGAGAGGCCTCCTAAGCAAAAGTGGCGTGTGGCTTCTCAACGCCAGACAGCGAAAATCAGCCATAGTACTCAGACCAGTTGTAAGAATTACCcagtgatgaaaagaaaaataattagacaaGAGGAAGACCCACCAAAAAGTAAGTGTTCACGTTTACAGGATgacagaaaaactaaaaagaaagtcaaaattgGGACAGTTGAATTTCCTGCATCATGTACTAAAGTTTTGAAGCCCATGCAACCCAAAGCCTTAGTctgtattctttcttctttaaatattaaacTGAAGGAGGGTGAAGGCCTCCACTTCCCTAAAATGAGGCACCATAGTTGGGATAATGATATTcagtttatatgcaaatataaacGGAATATCTTTGATTATTATGAGCCCCTGATTAAGCAAATTGTAATTAATCCTCCCCTGAATGTACTAGTACCAGAGTTTGAGAGGCGTAACTGggttaaaattcattttaataggAGCAACCAAAACTCCAGTGCAGGAGATAATGATGCTGATGGACAAGGCTCTGCTTCAGCACCTTTAATGGCAGTGCCGGCAAGATACGGATTTAATTCACGTCAGGGAACCAGTGACCCTTCTCTGTTTCTGGAAGAATCAAAGATTCTGCATGCTCATGAGgttccaaagaaaagaaatttccagCTAACATTTTTAAATCGTGATGTTGTCAAAATCTCTCCAAAATCAGTTAGAAATAAGTTTTtggaaagtaaaagtaaaaagaaaattcatggaAAGAAGGTGACAACCAGTAGTAATAAGTTAGGTTGTCCCAAAAAGGTTTATAAACCAATTATTCTCCAGCAAAAACCCAGAAAAGCTTCAGAGAAACAGTCAATTTGGATTCGGACCAAACCAAGTGATATAATTagaaagtatatttcaaaatactctGTTTTTTTACGTCATAGATATCAGTCCAGGAGGGCTTTTCTTGGAAtgtatctgaaaaagaaaaaatctgttgTCAGTAGGCTAAAGGAGGTGAAGAGAACAGCTAAAGTGCTTTTGAATTCCTCAGTTCCACCAGCTGGTGCTGAAGAGCTGTCGAGCGCTACGGCAAATCCTCCTGCAAAGCGACCTGTGCCTGTGCGGGCTTCTTGCCACATCACAcgaaggaagaagaggagtgaTGAAAGCTACCATGGCCGAAAGAGAAGTCCTGCTGGACCTGTGAGAGCATATGATCTGAGAAGCTCATCTTGTTTACAACAATGTGGAAGAAGGATGACTCGGCTAGCAAACAAATTGAGAGGTAATGAGACAAAATAG